The stretch of DNA TGGGTCCGAGGACGGCCAGCACCTCCCCCTCGGCGAGGTCGAATCCCACCTCGACGCCGCGGGCCGCGACCCTCGCCTCGACACTCAGGCCGGTCACAGTGCCGCCCTCGACGCCCAGCCCCGCGAACCCACCACGATGACCACCGCCACCACGACCAGCACCAGCGACAACGCCACGGCCGCATCCGCGTCCGTCTCGCGTTGCAGGTAGATCTCGAGCGGCAGGGTCCGCGTGACGCCCTGCAGACTGCCCGCGAACGTCAACGTCGCCCCGAACTCGCCGAGCGCCCGCGCGAACGCCAGCACCGCACCGGACACGAGCCCCGGCAGCACAAGCGGCAGTGTCACCCGCCGGAAGACGGTGGTGGGACTCGCGCCGAGCGTCGCGGCGGCGTGCTCGTACCGCCTACCTGCGGTCCGCAGCGACCCCTCGAGGCTCACCACCAGGAACGGCAACGCGACGAACGTCTGCGCGAGCACTACGGCCGTGGTGGTGAACGCGATGTGGATACCCGCGACCTCGAGGTGCTGCCCGATCAGGCCCTTCCGGCCGAATGTGTAGAGCAGGGCGATACCCCCGACCACCGGCGGGAGGACCAACGGCAGCAGCACCAGCGACCGCAGCACGTGCAACCCGCGAAAACCGCTGCGGGACAGCACGGCTGCCATCGGAACGCCCAGCAGGATGCACAGCCCGGTACTCGCGGCGGCGGTGCGCAGACTCAGTTCCAGTGCCGCCAGCGAGGATTCCGACGTGATCAGTTGGACGAAGCGGGACCAGTCGACGCTCGCCAGCATCGCGAACAGTGGCAGGACGACGAACAGGCCGCCCAGCGCTGCCGGCACGAAGATCCAGCCCGGGAGGCCGGACGGGACTTTGACGCGCGCCGCTCGGATCACGGCTGGGCGAATCCGGCCTTCGCCAGCACCGCCTGGCCCTCGGGTCCGGTGACGAGGTCGATGAAGCCCTGCGCCGCCTCCGGATTCTTCGAGGCGGACAACGCGGCGATCGGGTACGTGTTCACGGCCTGCGCGGCCTCCGGGAAGGCCACGGCCGTCACCTTGTCGCCCGCTCCGGCGGCGTCGGTAACGTACACGAGTCCGGCGTCCGCCTGACCGGCCGTCACCTTGTTCAGCACGTCGGTGACCGACGACTCCTCGCTGACGGGGGTGAGGTCGACACCCGAAGCAGCCTCGACCTTCTGTGTCGCGGAACCGCACGGGACCTGCGGGGCACACGTGACCACCAGCGTGCCCTCCCGGTTCAGATCCGCGAAAGACGTGATGCCCTTGGGATTTCCCGGCGCCGTCACGATGGTCAGCGTGTTGGTGGCGAAGTTCGCGGGACTGCCCTCGACGAGTCCGGCATCGACGACCTTCGTCATGTTGTTCGTGTCGGCGGACGCGAACACGTCGGCGGTCGCGCCCTGGTCGAGTTGTGCGGCGAGGTCGGAGGACCCCGCGAAACTGAATTCCACGTGGGATCCGGGGTTCGCGGTCTCGAACATCTCGCCGAGTTCCGTGAACGTGCCCTTCAGCGACGCCGCGGCGAACACCGTGATGTCGCCGCCCTCCGCGGATGCCGACGTGGACTCCGCGGAGCCGGACGCGGAGTCGTCGTCGTTCGAACCGCAGCCGGTGACCAGAGCGAGACCGAGTGCGGCCGCGGCCACCCCGGTCGTGCCCCTGCGCCAGGACATCTTCATGAAATTCCTCCAGGAGTTTCTACGATCACCGTGGTCGACTTGACGACGGCTACCGCGACCTTGCCGGGCTCGAGCCCGAGATCGCGGACGGCTTCACTGCTCATCAGGGAAACGACACGGAAAGGACCGCACTGCATCTCGACCTGGGCCATCACCTTGTCCATCACGACCGCGGTGACGATGCCGGTGAACCGATTACGTGCCGAGGACTCCGACCCGAGCAGATCCGGGGATTTGGCCGCGTTGGCGCGCGCGAACTCGGCGAGCGCGACACCGTCGATCACCTTGCGGCCCGACTCGTCCTTCTCCGCGGCGAGGCTGCCGTTGTCGATCCAGCGCCGGACGGTGTCGTCGCTGACACCGAGCAATTCCGCGGCCTGGCGTATCCGGATGCCCGTCATCCGTCGGTGGTCCGCGCATGCGTCATGCCCGACATACTATGTCGGCAAATACGGACCAATCAAGTGCAAGTCTCCGCAAATGCGGATCAGTACACGTCCCGCACGTAACGCTTGTCGCTGGACAGCTGCTTCATGTACAGCTCGGTGTCCTCTTCGTCGAGGCGCCCGTGGGTGCGGACGACTTCGCGGACCGTCTCGTCGACGTCCTTCGCCATCCGGCTGGCGTCCCCGCACACGTACAGCGAGGCACCCTCCTGCATCCAGCCCCACAGCTTGGCGCCGTGTTCGCGGATGCGGTCCTGCACGTAGATCTTCTGCCGCTGGTCCCGGGAGAACGCCGCATCGAGGTGGGTGAGAAATCCGTCGCGGTGCATAGCTTCCATCTCCTCGCGGTAGTAGAAGTCGGTTGCCTCGTGCTGCTCACCGAAGAACATCCAGTTCTTGCCGGTGTGACCCAATTCGCGCCGCTCGTGCAGGAATCCACGGAACGGGGCGATCCCGGTGCCGGGACCGACCATGATCATCGGCGCATCGGCGGCCTGCGGGGGACGGAAGTGCGCCGACTTCTGCACGAAGATCGGCACGTCGGCGTCGTCGCAGTGATCGGCGAGGAACGTCGAGCACACCCCGGAACGGTTCTTGCCCTCGTGGTTGTAGCGCACTGCGGAGACGGTCAACTGCACCTCACCCGGATCCACCTTGGGACTCGACGAGATCGAGTACAACCGCGGCTGGAGACGCTTGAGGACGCCCAGCCACTCCTCCGCGTCGGCGTCGACTTCGTACTGCGCCAGCACGTCCATCGACTGCCGACCCCACAACCACTGTTGGAGCGCGATCTTGTTGTGCGGTCGCAGCAGTCGAGCCAACTCGGTGTCCTGCGTGCGGCTCTGCACGAACCGCAGCAGTTCGGGGGTCACCTTGGTGATCTCGAGTTTCGTGCGCAGCGCCTCCCGCAGCGTCATCTCCGGCAGGTCCGGCAGTGTGACAGGAGTGTCCGGGATCGACCGGGTGACCTTCAGCCACTCGTCGACGACGGCGTCGCTGTTGGTAGGCCAGACACCGAGCGCGTCGCCCGCCTCGTAGGAGAATTCCGGATCGCTCACCTCGAAGCCGAACTGCCGCACGTCCTTCGACGAGCCGGCCGCGCTGAGCGGAATGTTCCTCGTCAACCGGGTCACCAGGGGAGACTTCCGGGTGAACGTCGCCGCCTTCTTCGCTGCGGGCGCCGCCGGTGCCGGTGCGGCCGGTGCCGCGCCGCCGGCCGCACGCTCACGGACCAGGTTCTGCACCTGGGTCAGCCACTGACGTGCCTGGTCCTCGTAGTCGGGTTCGCAGTCGACGCGCTCGGTGAGACGCTTCGCCTCGAGTTGCTCCAATCGGGCGTCGATCCGCTTGCCGTGCCCGCAGAAGTCGTCGTAGTTCGAGTCGCCGAAAGCCAGTACGGCGTAGCGGGTCTGCGACAGCTTCGGCGCCTCGTCGCTGCTGAGCGCCGACCAGAAACTGCTGCCGTTGTCGGGGGCGTCACCGTCCCCGAACGTGCTGGTGATGATCAGGAGATCGCGGACGTCGGCGAGGCCCGCGACGTCGTAGTCGTCCATGCTGATCAGGTGCGTGCCGTGGCCGGCCTCCTCGAGTTGGCGGGCGCATTCGGCGGCGAACTCCTCCGCGTTGCCGGTCTGCGACGCCCACACCACCACCACCGGATGCTGGACCGATTCAGCGTTCGCCGGACTTCCGGACGCCAGCGCGGAGCCGTCCGGGACATCGGAACGGGAGAACAGGCCGGCCATCAGACCGTCCAGCCACACCCTTTTCGACCCGGA from Rhodococcus opacus B4 encodes:
- a CDS encoding ABC transporter permease, whose protein sequence is MIRAARVKVPSGLPGWIFVPAALGGLFVVLPLFAMLASVDWSRFVQLITSESSLAALELSLRTAAASTGLCILLGVPMAAVLSRSGFRGLHVLRSLVLLPLVLPPVVGGIALLYTFGRKGLIGQHLEVAGIHIAFTTTAVVLAQTFVALPFLVVSLEGSLRTAGRRYEHAAATLGASPTTVFRRVTLPLVLPGLVSGAVLAFARALGEFGATLTFAGSLQGVTRTLPLEIYLQRETDADAAVALSLVLVVVAVVIVVGSRGWASRAAL
- the modA gene encoding molybdate ABC transporter substrate-binding protein, which produces MKMSWRRGTTGVAAAALGLALVTGCGSNDDDSASGSAESTSASAEGGDITVFAAASLKGTFTELGEMFETANPGSHVEFSFAGSSDLAAQLDQGATADVFASADTNNMTKVVDAGLVEGSPANFATNTLTIVTAPGNPKGITSFADLNREGTLVVTCAPQVPCGSATQKVEAASGVDLTPVSEESSVTDVLNKVTAGQADAGLVYVTDAAGAGDKVTAVAFPEAAQAVNTYPIAALSASKNPEAAQGFIDLVTGPEGQAVLAKAGFAQP
- a CDS encoding TOBE domain-containing protein, translating into MTGIRIRQAAELLGVSDDTVRRWIDNGSLAAEKDESGRKVIDGVALAEFARANAAKSPDLLGSESSARNRFTGIVTAVVMDKVMAQVEMQCGPFRVVSLMSSEAVRDLGLEPGKVAVAVVKSTTVIVETPGGIS